Proteins from one Vicia villosa cultivar HV-30 ecotype Madison, WI unplaced genomic scaffold, Vvil1.0 ctg.003941F_1_1, whole genome shotgun sequence genomic window:
- the LOC131641677 gene encoding uncharacterized protein LOC131641677, which translates to MEVLTTLVRKEKEISELRGFRVNEEVETDIFQFTDDTIIILEGDTANLWSMKATFRGFEFMWGLRITFNKRYLYEINVGDWFLEAASTFLTCRVCRFSFKFLGVKVGGNPRNLSMWKDLISFLRRRLAEWRGKNLNIAGRVVLINSVINAIPIYSLSFYKALSKVIQEIRSIHSRFLWGGSESKKSFHWICWDTICKSTEEGGLCVKNVEIMNAALISKWKWRILSEKEAVWSGILKARYGNVKLKVLIGDISVVGKKDSIWWRDVLVSDNYVLLQDKHFAGAIDCEVGNEEEIPFWYVCWADQQPVREAFPKLFLAAANHLQSVTQAGHYEGDDWMWDISSLFATGSVLAEDVLQELRLILMQ; encoded by the coding sequence ATGGAGGTCCTAACGACCCTAGTTAGGAAGGAAAAGGAGATTAGTGAATTACGGGGGTTTAGAGTTAATGAAGAAGTAGAAACTGATATATTTCAATTTACGGATGACACTATCATAATATTGGAGGGAGACACCGCTAACTTATGGAGTATGAAAGCAACTTTTAGGGGGTTTGAGTTTATGTGGGGATTGAGGATAACTTTCAACAAGAGATATCTTTATGAAATTAATGTTGGAGATTGGTTCTTAGAGGCGGCATCGACATTCCTCACTTGTAGAGTTTGTAGATTTTCATTTAAGTTCCTTGGTGTGAAAGTAGGTGGCAATCCTAGAAATCTTTCAATGTGGAAAGATTTAATCTCTTTTTTAAGAAGGCGGTTGGCCGAGTGGAGAGGTAAGAATCTAAATATAGCGGGTCGAGTGGTGTTGATTAATTCGGTGATAAATGCTATACCCATATATTCTTTATCCTTCTATAAAGCTCTGTCAAAGGTGATTCAAGAGATTCGGTCAATTCATAGTAGGTTCCTTTGGGGCGGAAGTGAGTCTAAAAAATCGTTTCATTGGATATGTTGGGACACTATTTGTAAATCTACAGAAGAAGGAGGGTTATGTGTTAAAAATGTGGAAATAATGAATGCGGCGCTAATTAGcaagtggaagtggagaattttgtcCGAAAAAGAAGCGGTTTGGAGTGGTATTCTAAAAGCTAGATACGGAAATGTGAAGCTTAAGGTTTTAATAGGCGACATCTCAGTGGTGGGGAAGAAAGATTCTATATGGTGGCGTGACGTTTTGGTGTCTGATAATTATGTTCTTTTGCAAGATAAACACTTTGCAGGTGCGATTGATTGCGAGGTTGGAAACGAAGAGGAGATTCCTTTCTGGTACGTGTGCTGGGCGGATCAACAGCCGGTTAGGGAGGCGTTCCCGAAGCTATTTCTTGCGGCTGCTAATCACTTGCAGTCCGTTACACAAGCTGGGCATTATGAAGGTGACGACTGGATGTGGGACATTAGCAGCCTGTTCGCTACTGGCAGTGTTCTGGCCGAAGATGTGTTGCAGGAGCTGCGGCTCATTCTGATGCAGTAG
- the LOC131641678 gene encoding uncharacterized protein LOC131641678 produces the protein MAVAEAGSSKDAGWCWKPAADLFHNSSSCGFLWRELTDYLADFLPTEGIEDSFTWSCNNEGVFKEENLSHLLGGCLVISSIWRKVLEWFGPIDNLDLEEFEGFFGFFEKVKFKAKKIIVMVIWLATVWNIWLRRNALIFKNESFSFTECKSGIVHLSWNWLQSYYVIKDNCNFHIWNILPLNCFE, from the exons ATGGCGGTTGCGGAAGCTGGCAGCAGTAAGGATGCAGGCTGGTGTTGGAAACCGGCTGCTGACTTGTTCCATAACAGCAGTAGTTGCGGTTTTTTATGGAGGGAGCTGACCGATTATCTTGCTGATTTTTTGCCTACGGAAGGTATCGAAGACAGTTTTACATGGAGCTGCAACAATGAAGGAGTTTTTAAG GAGGAAAATTTATCGCATCTTCTAGGTGGTTGTTTAGTCATTTCTAGTATTTGGAGGAAGGTGCTCGAATGGTTTGGTCCGATTGACAACTTAGACTTGGAGGAATTCGAGGGATTTTTTGGTTTCTTTGAGAAGGTGAAGTTTAAAGCCAAGAAGATTATCGTTATGGTTATTTGGCTAGCCACGGTGTGGAACATTTGGTTGAGGCGTAATGCGCTCATTTTTAAGAATGAGTCTTTTAGCTTTACCGAATGCAAGTCGGGTATAGTTCATTTATCTTGGAATTGGCTTCAATCGTATTATGTCATTAAGGATAATTGTAACTTTCATATTTGGAATATCCTACCTCTCAATTGTTTTGAGTAG